Proteins encoded together in one Acholeplasma hippikon window:
- a CDS encoding two-component system response regulator, translating into MPTKVLIINDNQSELLSMKKILTNFDILNALNIKKALDILENSNDINLIILDLKMTQTSGFEFLQKIKESDKYKGIRCIILTNHDDIENEIEGLKLGAIDFIRRPFHLESLRARIDVHILLLTIQDALNQKLDEQKISLDVLLEQAPIGIAISQHNAAEHFAKEKLRINQKYEEITGCTKEELIQTGWAAITHPDDLIKDLEKFNQLKQGDINSYHIEKRIFKPDGKIIWVYLTVATLERLSDTEFNYISLLQDITHKKELELEREYNLYHDKVTGLYNREYFNNLLSNDLKTHSYSKIALIGINLSSIQLIAVNYGYLYSLDLIRQTANALNEFVSSNHQLFVTHETRFLFYMTNYNNRSDVDAFCEQISARLKEVFHNDKIGGGIGVLELQECDRELEIDMISRKLLKASEKSNGLFSKEFEIYYYDDLMDEESKREIIIRNALLDIVNGNNSDNELYVQYQPIYDLKQNKITGFEALGRLHTKELGNIPPLDFISIAEKTKIIIPIGEIITEKSLKFLSDINNEYPNIGVTINVSAIQMYTSDFVTKLLNIIDKYQVNPKNVGLELTESIIVVDYEQINTHLDCLKEEGIQIYIDDFGTGYSSLAREIELKMDFLKIDKYFIDKLIYRDHDKCITGDIISMAHKLGHQTVAEGVEDKIQLEYLRKNNCDRIQGYYYSKPLSKEDAVKFLIQDKKI; encoded by the coding sequence ATGCCAACTAAGGTTTTAATTATCAATGATAATCAATCAGAACTTTTAAGTATGAAGAAAATTTTGACAAACTTTGATATTTTAAATGCATTAAATATAAAAAAAGCATTAGATATTTTAGAAAATTCAAACGATATTAATCTAATTATCTTGGATTTAAAAATGACACAAACAAGTGGATTTGAATTTCTTCAAAAAATAAAAGAAAGCGACAAATATAAAGGCATAAGATGCATTATTTTAACGAATCATGACGATATTGAAAATGAAATAGAAGGTCTTAAATTAGGTGCAATTGATTTTATTAGAAGACCTTTTCATCTTGAATCACTAAGGGCTAGAATTGATGTGCATATTTTGTTATTAACTATTCAAGATGCACTTAATCAAAAATTAGACGAACAAAAAATTTCACTTGATGTGCTGTTAGAACAAGCACCAATTGGGATTGCAATCTCGCAACATAACGCAGCGGAACATTTTGCTAAAGAAAAATTAAGAATTAATCAGAAGTATGAAGAAATTACAGGTTGCACAAAGGAAGAGTTAATTCAAACCGGTTGGGCAGCAATTACACACCCGGATGATCTAATAAAAGATTTAGAAAAGTTTAATCAACTCAAACAAGGAGATATTAATAGTTATCATATTGAAAAAAGAATCTTTAAACCAGATGGAAAAATTATATGGGTTTATTTAACTGTGGCCACATTAGAAAGATTGAGTGACACTGAATTTAATTATATTTCTTTACTTCAAGATATAACACACAAAAAAGAATTAGAACTTGAGCGAGAGTATAATTTATATCATGATAAAGTAACGGGATTATATAATAGAGAATATTTCAACAATCTCTTATCTAATGATTTAAAAACACATTCATACTCAAAGATAGCATTAATAGGTATCAACTTGAGTTCTATACAATTGATTGCCGTAAATTACGGATATTTATATAGTCTAGATTTGATTAGACAAACCGCTAATGCGTTAAATGAATTTGTCTCATCAAATCATCAATTATTTGTTACACATGAAACAAGATTTTTATTTTACATGACAAATTATAATAATCGTTCAGATGTAGATGCATTCTGCGAACAAATCTCAGCTCGATTAAAAGAAGTTTTTCATAATGACAAAATTGGAGGAGGAATTGGTGTATTAGAACTTCAGGAATGTGATAGAGAACTTGAAATTGATATGATTTCAAGAAAACTTCTAAAAGCATCAGAAAAATCTAATGGTCTTTTTTCAAAGGAATTTGAAATTTACTATTATGATGACTTAATGGATGAGGAATCTAAAAGAGAAATAATTATACGAAATGCACTGTTAGATATTGTTAATGGTAACAATAGTGACAATGAACTTTATGTTCAGTATCAGCCAATTTATGATTTAAAACAAAACAAAATAACAGGATTTGAAGCTTTAGGTCGACTACATACAAAAGAATTAGGAAATATACCACCGCTTGATTTTATTAGTATTGCTGAAAAAACGAAGATAATTATTCCGATTGGAGAAATAATCACAGAGAAATCACTTAAGTTTTTAAGTGATATAAATAATGAATATCCAAATATTGGTGTTACAATTAATGTTTCAGCTATCCAAATGTATACCTCTGATTTTGTAACTAAATTACTCAATATAATTGATAAATATCAAGTGAATCCTAAAAATGTTGGTTTAGAGTTAACAGAATCAATTATTGTCGTAGATTATGAGCAAATTAATACGCACTTAGATTGTTTAAAAGAAGAAGGTATTCAAATCTACATTGATGATTTTGGTACTGGTTATTCATCTCTTGCTAGAGAAATTGAATTAAAGATGGATTTTTTAAAAATCGATAAGTATTTTATTGATAAATTAATTTATCGCGATCACGACAAATGTATAACTGGAGATATTATTTCAATGGCACATAAATTAGGACATCAAACAGTTGCGGAAGGTGTTGAAGATAAAATACAACTTGAATATTTAAGAAAAAATAACTGTGATAGAATTCAAGGGTATTATTACAGTAAACCGCTCAGTAAAGAGGATGCAGTCAAATTTTTAATACAAGATAAGAAAATATAA
- a CDS encoding class I SAM-dependent methyltransferase, which yields MRILESNSIGIESINAIQGDATDLNMISDESYDMTLVLGPLYHLYDAHEVDKAIDEAIRVTKKDGIIMFAFISVFGIMVNHYYYYYYYYGDWKFGVEENFTQDYKTRHFKNQLFTGYQIDEFENIFKNKSTTWLTTAGMDGYMEALERRKEFNFSDEDFESFIKWHLNFAEKRELLGSNNHLLYICKK from the coding sequence GTGAGAATACTTGAATCAAATAGTATAGGTATAGAGTCAATTAATGCCATTCAAGGTGATGCAACTGACTTAAATATGATTTCAGATGAAAGTTATGATATGACACTAGTATTAGGACCTCTCTATCATTTATATGATGCTCATGAAGTTGATAAAGCAATTGATGAAGCAATACGTGTAACAAAAAAAGATGGTATTATCATGTTCGCATTCATATCAGTTTTTGGTATTATGGTAAATCATTATTATTATTATTATTATTATTATGGGGATTGGAAGTTTGGTGTTGAAGAAAACTTTACACAGGATTATAAAACTAGGCATTTTAAAAATCAATTATTTACAGGTTATCAAATAGATGAATTTGAAAACATATTTAAGAATAAAAGTACTACGTGGTTAACAACAGCTGGTATGGATGGATATATGGAAGCTTTAGAACGAAGAAAAGAATTTAATTTCAGTGATGAAGATTTCGAATCATTTATAAAATGGCATTTGAATTTTGCTGAAAAAAGAGAATTATTGGGAAGCAATAATCATCTACTATATATATGCAAAAAATAA
- a CDS encoding transposase → MIQVFSRFPIPEKKRVKAFVIDMWHSYKEVIELTFPHALIAVDSFHIIRNLNDAIRHIRIEVMNRYRLNKSAPEHDDMYYYMLKKFHYFFLKNYEDIHDGRIPVQKLNTYWHKSTIFDYLLSIDDTLKSAYRLKERYRKFNLTADYETCDDELNELIRLFKNHDHHLFRDFGKTLQKWKKEIKNSFIKVNHRRLSNGPIEGVNNRIKTVIKSANGIKNFYRLRNCMLYSINKDIPIKLK, encoded by the coding sequence TTGATTCAAGTATTCTCACGTTTTCCTATACCTGAAAAAAAGCGCGTTAAAGCTTTTGTTATCGATATGTGGCATTCTTATAAAGAAGTTATAGAACTTACATTTCCTCATGCGCTTATCGCTGTTGATTCTTTTCATATCATTAGAAATTTAAATGATGCCATTAGACATATTAGAATTGAAGTTATGAATAGATATCGATTAAACAAAAGTGCACCTGAACATGATGATATGTATTATTACATGCTCAAGAAATTCCATTATTTTTTTCTAAAAAATTATGAAGATATACATGATGGTAGAATCCCTGTTCAAAAACTAAATACCTATTGGCATAAATCAACCATTTTTGATTATCTGTTGTCCATAGATGATACACTAAAATCTGCATATCGATTAAAAGAAAGGTATAGAAAATTTAATTTAACTGCTGATTATGAAACTTGTGATGATGAGCTCAACGAACTTATTCGACTCTTTAAAAATCATGATCATCATCTTTTTCGAGATTTTGGTAAAACACTTCAAAAATGGAAAAAAGAGATTAAAAATTCATTTATCAAAGTCAATCATAGAAGATTATCTAATGGACCAATTGAAGGTGTAAATAATCGGATTAAAACTGTTATCAAGTCTGCTAATGGTATTAAAAACTTTTATAGACTTAGAAACTGCATGTTATATTCAATTAATAAAGATATTCCTATTAAACTAAAATAA
- a CDS encoding TasA family protein has translation MGNKKKGLLTSVMAIIACVSLIVAGTYALFSDSISIDNHLQAGTLKVKLERTSLKWAELNPVTGYLVEQTDNEVKDFTKSSTLTENVFGLEDEVLVVPNSFYEATLKLSNNGSVAFDYTVKIVLTSNSNALAEQLKVTVDGDTVNAKLLSDGETILVSGTMDKTVSNSAKSFTIRIEFINQNDNNDAQDLTVDFDLIVTAIQRTTE, from the coding sequence ATGGGGAATAAAAAGAAAGGTTTGTTAACTTCAGTTATGGCAATTATTGCATGCGTGTCACTGATTGTTGCTGGTACATATGCACTGTTCTCAGATTCAATTAGTATTGATAACCATTTACAAGCTGGAACACTTAAAGTAAAACTGGAAAGAACAAGTTTGAAATGGGCAGAACTAAATCCTGTCACAGGTTATTTAGTTGAACAAACAGACAATGAAGTTAAAGACTTTACTAAATCATCAACGCTAACTGAAAATGTATTTGGTTTAGAAGATGAAGTTTTAGTTGTTCCAAATTCATTCTATGAAGCTACATTAAAACTATCAAATAATGGTAGTGTAGCGTTTGACTATACAGTAAAAATCGTCTTAACAAGTAACTCAAATGCATTAGCAGAGCAATTAAAAGTAACAGTTGATGGTGATACAGTAAATGCTAAATTGTTATCAGACGGTGAAACAATTTTAGTCAGTGGAACGATGGACAAAACTGTTTCAAACAGCGCCAAGTCATTCACAATTAGAATTGAATTCATTAATCAAAATGATAACAATGATGCACAAGATTTAACAGTTGACTTTGATTTAATAGTTACAGCAATTCAAAGAACAACTGAATAA
- a CDS encoding S24/S26 family peptidase → MGSKLKKTVKFLSNILFYLILAISLFVLVLVISIKKNSEDAATVFGYQLRIVQSSSMEKHESVDTSHFDIKDIKVKSVVFIKVAPSDNQELNEWYKTIEIGDVLTFKYVYTKQETITHRVIEIKEKDSGYLITLEGDNKAGDSNTLTQVIDTTIIENPNYIIGKVVGQSYLLGLFLYTLRNPIGIILIIIVPCLIIIILQIIKIVSVLHKDKKEKEHSDIIAKQEELLKQQEELLRQAKELEELRKQLNKEG, encoded by the coding sequence ATGGGATCTAAGCTAAAGAAAACAGTTAAATTTTTAAGCAATATATTATTTTATTTAATCTTAGCAATATCTTTATTCGTATTAGTACTCGTGATTAGTATTAAGAAGAATAGTGAAGACGCAGCAACTGTTTTCGGATATCAGCTTAGAATTGTTCAATCCTCTTCAATGGAGAAACATGAATCTGTTGACACAAGTCATTTTGACATAAAAGACATTAAGGTTAAATCAGTTGTCTTTATTAAGGTTGCACCGAGTGATAATCAAGAACTAAATGAATGGTATAAGACAATTGAGATTGGCGATGTACTAACATTTAAATATGTTTATACCAAACAAGAGACAATTACTCACCGTGTTATAGAGATTAAAGAAAAAGACTCAGGGTATTTAATTACGCTTGAAGGAGATAATAAAGCAGGCGATTCAAATACCCTAACGCAAGTTATTGATACTACGATTATAGAAAATCCAAATTATATCATTGGAAAAGTTGTTGGACAAAGTTATTTATTAGGATTATTCTTGTACACTTTAAGAAATCCGATTGGCATTATATTAATCATTATTGTTCCATGTTTAATTATTATTATTTTACAAATTATAAAAATTGTTAGTGTCCTACATAAAGATAAAAAAGAAAAAGAACATTCTGATATCATAGCTAAGCAAGAAGAACTCTTAAAACAGCAAGAAGAGTTATTAAGACAAGCTAAAGAATTAGAAGAATTGAGAAAACAACTGAACAAAGAAGGGTAG